In Desulfovibrio desulfuricans DSM 642, the sequence GGAAAAAGCGACCAAGGAAGGCAAACGTCCGGTGTACACGCTTTCACCCTTTGAAAAGGGCTGGATGAAGGCCTTCAAGGGTGTGAACCGCGCAGAGGTCGCCAAGATGGTGGACGCGTGGTATACGGCAAATCCGCAGCAGCTTGACCGCCCCGTCATGAGCGTGATCTGGCGCGAAATCATTGAACCCCGCCTGAACGCCAAGTAACAGCAAAATCCGCTACGCGGTTTCTTCAGGAGAGAAAATATGAAAAACTTGTTGATAATCACGTTGCTGGCCGCCATGTTTGTCAGCGGCATCGGTTGCACCAATATGAGCAAGACCCAGCAGGGTGTTGCCAGTGGCGCGGCCCTTGGCGCGCTTGGCGGCGCAGGCGTTGCCGCCATTGCCGGTGGATCCGCTGCCTGGG encodes:
- a CDS encoding glycine zipper domain-containing protein, which encodes MKNLLIITLLAAMFVSGIGCTNMSKTQQGVASGAALGALGGAGVAAIAGGSAAWGALAGAGVGALAGGIVGHEQSKKAW